The Mycoplasma nasistruthionis genome contains a region encoding:
- the rsmD gene encoding 16S rRNA (guanine(966)-N(2))-methyltransferase RsmD encodes MLRIVAGKFRHLQITQPDLKTTRPTMDKVREAIFSSIQFELPNAVFLDLFAGSGAFAIEAISREANSAVAVENNKETFSILRENVLKTKSNQLFDLHYKGALDYLKISKQKFDIVFIDPPYVEYELINQCLIELKQRNLLSENFTVIIETNDAKKIIFDDFYYLYKQKKYGKVEVLYLCKN; translated from the coding sequence ATGTTAAGAATTGTTGCTGGAAAATTTCGTCATTTACAAATTACTCAACCGGATCTAAAAACCACACGCCCTACTATGGACAAAGTTAGAGAAGCTATTTTTAGTAGCATCCAATTTGAACTACCTAACGCAGTATTTTTAGATCTATTCGCTGGTTCAGGGGCTTTTGCTATTGAGGCAATAAGTCGCGAAGCCAACTCTGCTGTAGCAGTTGAAAATAACAAAGAAACATTTTCAATTCTAAGAGAAAATGTTTTAAAAACTAAATCAAATCAACTATTTGATTTACACTACAAAGGCGCATTAGATTATTTAAAAATATCAAAGCAAAAATTTGATATTGTTTTCATTGATCCGCCATATGTTGAATATGAATTAATCAATCAATGTTTGATTGAATTAAAACAAAGAAACTTACTATCTGAAAACTTCACAGTCATTATTGAAACAAATGATGCTAAAAAAATAATATTTGATGATTTTTATTATTTATATAAGCAAAAGAAATATGGAAAAGTAGAAGTGTTGTACTTATGCAAAAATTAA
- a CDS encoding ATP-dependent helicase has protein sequence MSIYRINLLEGLNEDQQEAVKYLDTPLRIIAGAGSGKTRVLTRKVAYLINELGIAPNHILALTFTNKAANEMKERILQYCAKKYEDALTISTFHSFCLSVLRKHSRAIGYRNNFLVIDEEDKKKVIEAIYQKLDYTTNDMDYKSIMEYISHAKNEGHKSAHDVADELNQKITDLVPSVYQEYLNQLTTSGTVDFDDLIGLTLLLFDTHPEIAEIYKNKFEYILIDEFQDTSAMQYRIIKHIIGKNTHLTIVGDPDQTIFNWRGADINLILDFEKEFPNAKTVILKHNYRSTQNILTAANLLISKNVNRVNKDAITNAEPGPEIEYNRAFSPEDEARWVIQKINELKKQKNQLKSMAILYRSNYYARPFEEALLEANINYKVFNSIRFFNRAEIKDTIAFLRTIVEGTDIPFLRIINVPSRGIGKVYLERITEGASKAETTILEYLIKNYKKLKVPEKVIVENIFPFLKLIVKAKKELISGQKIHKVLNTFLKEVGYYKHISNNNTQRGTAEENVKELLNSIQNWHEEHPEGTVQDYLNMVTLLSVSDEYDNSPNYVSMMTIHSAKGLEFDNIFIVGLSEGVLPSYRVLDPLSNSKSIVKKNKDTIEDERRLAYVAVTRAKNKLFLSDSRGKLFGTGKEKVPSRFLTEMGIDVKNSILNVANKFGNFDDDSRAENADIIIGDFITHVKFGDGEVLDATKEEISVRFVKDGSIRTLNKLHPAIKLLKTN, from the coding sequence ATGTCTATTTATAGAATAAATTTATTAGAAGGATTAAATGAAGACCAGCAAGAAGCGGTTAAATATCTTGACACTCCTTTAAGAATTATTGCAGGTGCTGGTTCTGGTAAAACTAGGGTTTTAACTAGAAAAGTAGCTTACTTAATTAATGAGCTAGGAATTGCACCAAATCATATTTTAGCTTTAACTTTCACCAATAAAGCTGCTAATGAAATGAAAGAAAGAATCTTACAATATTGCGCTAAAAAATATGAAGATGCATTAACAATTTCAACTTTTCACTCATTTTGTTTAAGTGTTTTAAGAAAACACAGTAGAGCAATTGGATACAGAAACAACTTTTTAGTTATTGATGAAGAAGATAAGAAAAAAGTTATTGAAGCTATTTATCAAAAACTTGACTATACAACAAATGATATGGATTATAAAAGTATCATGGAATACATTAGTCATGCCAAAAACGAAGGACACAAATCAGCGCATGATGTAGCTGATGAATTAAATCAAAAAATTACAGATTTAGTTCCTAGTGTTTATCAAGAATATTTAAACCAATTAACTACATCAGGTACTGTTGACTTTGATGATTTAATTGGATTAACACTACTTTTATTTGATACTCACCCAGAAATTGCTGAAATTTACAAAAATAAATTTGAATACATTTTGATTGATGAATTTCAAGATACATCAGCAATGCAATACAGAATTATTAAACACATCATTGGAAAAAATACTCATTTAACAATTGTTGGAGACCCAGATCAAACAATTTTTAACTGACGTGGTGCTGATATTAATTTAATTTTGGATTTTGAAAAAGAATTTCCAAATGCTAAAACTGTTATTTTAAAACACAACTATCGTTCAACTCAAAACATTTTAACAGCAGCTAATTTACTAATTTCAAAAAATGTTAATCGGGTAAATAAAGATGCTATTACCAATGCTGAACCTGGACCAGAAATTGAATATAACAGAGCTTTTTCACCTGAAGATGAAGCGCGTTGAGTAATTCAGAAAATTAATGAACTTAAAAAACAAAAAAACCAACTAAAAAGCATGGCGATTTTATATCGTTCAAATTATTATGCCAGACCTTTCGAAGAAGCTCTTTTAGAAGCTAATATTAACTACAAAGTCTTTAATTCAATCCGTTTCTTTAACCGTGCTGAAATTAAAGATACAATTGCTTTTTTACGGACAATTGTTGAAGGAACTGACATTCCATTCCTAAGAATTATCAATGTCCCTTCACGTGGAATTGGAAAAGTTTATTTAGAAAGAATTACAGAAGGTGCAAGCAAAGCTGAAACTACCATTTTAGAATACTTAATTAAAAATTATAAAAAGTTAAAAGTTCCAGAAAAAGTTATTGTTGAAAATATTTTTCCTTTTTTAAAATTAATTGTTAAAGCCAAAAAAGAACTTATAAGTGGGCAAAAAATTCACAAAGTATTAAATACTTTCTTAAAAGAAGTCGGATATTATAAACACATCTCAAACAACAACACTCAACGCGGAACAGCTGAAGAAAACGTTAAAGAATTATTAAACTCAATTCAAAATTGACATGAAGAACATCCTGAAGGAACAGTTCAAGATTACTTAAACATGGTGACCTTGCTTTCAGTTTCTGATGAATATGACAATTCGCCAAACTATGTTTCAATGATGACAATCCATTCAGCTAAAGGGCTTGAATTTGACAACATTTTTATCGTTGGATTATCAGAAGGTGTTTTACCTTCATATCGTGTTTTAGACCCTTTAAGTAATAGTAAAAGTATTGTTAAAAAGAACAAAGACACAATTGAAGATGAACGTCGTTTAGCATATGTTGCTGTTACTAGAGCAAAAAACAAGCTGTTTTTAAGCGACAGCCGTGGTAAATTGTTCGGAACTGGTAAAGAAAAAGTACCATCAAGATTCTTAACTGAAATGGGGATTGATGTTAAAAATTCAATTTTAAATGTTGCTAATAAATTTGGAAACTTTGATGATGATTCACGTGCTGAGAATGCTGACATAATTATTGGTGATTTTATTACTCATGTTAAGTTTGGTGATGGAGAAGTTTTAGATGCCACAAAAGAAGAAATTTCTGTTCGTTTTGTTAAGGATGGTTCAATTAGAACTCTAAATAAACTCCACCCTGCTATTAAATTATTGAAAACTAACTAA
- a CDS encoding RDD family protein, protein MYQNATFFRRFIANIIDLLIVLSTVIVILIISRFSNSNQTIKYYLSLSLIIFWLNFYFLIVPVLIKAKTIGLLIMKLKIINNNKQFSFLTLLKRNSLLGFYLSLLIVLTMIFIRPNDISSTQNGIKITVQFQFFQTLISTLLSIWFFIQTAGLMMLLFAKKKLTLLDYAFNSRVVIDKYIEPNDQKHIILIPYYYHERKFYYFKGD, encoded by the coding sequence ATGTATCAAAACGCTACTTTTTTTAGACGCTTTATTGCCAACATTATTGACCTATTAATTGTTTTATCTACTGTTATTGTTATCTTAATAATCAGTAGATTTTCTAACTCAAATCAGACAATAAAATACTATTTGAGTTTAAGTTTAATTATATTTTGATTAAATTTTTATTTTTTAATTGTTCCTGTTTTAATTAAGGCTAAAACAATTGGCTTGTTGATAATGAAACTCAAAATCATCAACAACAATAAACAATTTAGTTTTTTAACCTTACTTAAACGCAATAGTTTGTTAGGTTTTTATTTATCGTTATTAATTGTTTTAACAATGATTTTTATTAGACCTAATGATATTTCATCGACTCAAAACGGAATTAAAATAACTGTTCAGTTCCAATTCTTTCAAACTTTAATTTCAACACTATTAAGCATTTGGTTTTTTATTCAAACTGCCGGATTAATGATGTTGTTATTTGCAAAAAAGAAACTAACACTGCTTGATTATGCCTTTAATAGTCGTGTTGTTATTGATAAATATATAGAACCTAATGATCAAAAACATATAATTTTAATTCCATATTATTATCACGAACGTAAATTTTATTATTTTAAAGGAGATTAA
- a CDS encoding glycosyltransferase, with amino-acid sequence MRLSLISLVGNKAGEVYSFLLSLKEQENQNFEVILVVNKKTEAKSVFKVIQQFYNFFGSRLVVLVNSKNGSYQANLQSAFKIAKGDFVSVANSDSAIKKWYVADLIEKAIRYNVDVLEFKPRLIGTIRFKPHERNQLDKVFDLNKDKIVYAYTFPFIFNKVFKKSLVKKVLKYNIETTNDTKMCIELNYALMLEAKKYKYLDYRLNREFISSDLWLNPSAFLKTFNVLEKNVKQFYPKLTDEIKYAKYYFIKLLLTGFLSETYFVYRHFYKTDKANLEEKRSKILVNKQKEMLNKIEQSPEFITFISSNPYMLVDNVESKMIKEPYKSLRNSKILDLLE; translated from the coding sequence ATGAGATTATCATTAATTTCGTTAGTAGGAAATAAGGCTGGTGAAGTCTATTCTTTTTTACTATCTTTAAAAGAACAAGAAAACCAAAATTTTGAAGTAATTTTGGTGGTTAATAAAAAAACCGAAGCTAAATCTGTATTTAAAGTCATTCAACAATTTTACAACTTCTTTGGTAGTCGTTTGGTTGTGCTTGTTAATTCAAAAAATGGTTCATATCAAGCTAATTTACAGTCAGCTTTTAAGATTGCAAAAGGTGATTTTGTATCAGTTGCTAACTCAGATAGCGCAATTAAAAAATGATATGTGGCTGATTTAATTGAAAAAGCAATTAGATATAACGTTGATGTTTTAGAATTTAAGCCCCGTTTAATTGGAACAATTCGCTTTAAACCACATGAAAGAAATCAATTGGATAAAGTTTTTGACTTAAACAAAGACAAAATTGTTTATGCCTATACTTTCCCATTTATTTTCAACAAAGTTTTTAAAAAATCTTTAGTTAAAAAAGTGCTTAAATACAACATTGAAACAACTAATGATACAAAAATGTGTATCGAATTAAATTACGCATTAATGCTTGAAGCTAAAAAATATAAATATCTTGACTATAGACTAAACAGAGAATTTATCAGTTCAGATCTATGACTAAATCCAAGCGCTTTCCTGAAAACCTTTAACGTTTTAGAAAAAAATGTTAAGCAATTTTACCCAAAACTTACTGATGAAATTAAATATGCTAAATACTACTTTATTAAACTACTTTTAACTGGATTTTTAAGTGAAACATATTTTGTTTATCGTCATTTTTACAAAACTGATAAAGCTAATTTAGAAGAAAAAAGAAGCAAAATTTTAGTTAACAAACAAAAAGAAATGTTAAACAAAATTGAACAAAGCCCAGAATTTATTACCTTTATTTCATCAAACCCTTATATGCTAGTTGATAATGTTGAATCTAAAATGATTAAAGAACCATATAAATCACTAAGAAATTCTAAAATATTAGATTTACTTGAATAA
- the rlmD gene encoding 23S rRNA (uracil(1939)-C(5))-methyltransferase RlmD: protein MQKLKYQVGDSFEVQCNELTYQGYGAIRLENYSLFIKDLFPNEKALIKLDSVFNNYAFGSVIKHLTTSPNRNNTQFNCVDSAPLVNLNYKAQIEFKNQYFLNLLKRNLKNDFNYVDFQGSSKIFNYRNKVVYPLFIVRNKLQIGEIASKSHDLSIANNTIQNQKIINKIINQVLNLLNQQYKAFELKNFKQLTVRCNEKNQVILAIKTSDKFTFSPEFMDKLNQIESLIEFYQLKENKTNLLINKEPLIITLNDKKFMISIDGFFQINLNMASFIFKLISKYNLQFNTKYLIDAFCGAGVISQIINNNQIIVGNDIVQSSIDTAKLNAKLNKIDNTNYYQTDNFESFQQVIKDFSDVSLILDPPRAGIDQKSIDWILKNKPKYITYMSCDVKTLVRDLQKLEQSYKVQHIQGFDMFPNTPHIEALTIMELK from the coding sequence ATGCAAAAATTAAAATACCAAGTTGGCGATAGTTTTGAAGTACAGTGTAATGAATTAACTTATCAAGGTTATGGGGCTATCAGATTAGAAAATTACAGCTTATTCATTAAGGATTTATTCCCAAATGAAAAGGCTTTAATTAAATTAGATTCTGTGTTCAATAATTATGCTTTTGGCTCAGTAATTAAACATTTAACCACATCCCCTAACCGTAATAACACCCAATTTAATTGTGTTGATTCAGCTCCATTAGTTAATCTGAATTACAAAGCACAAATTGAATTTAAAAATCAATATTTTTTAAATTTATTAAAACGCAATTTAAAAAATGATTTTAACTACGTAGATTTTCAAGGTTCATCTAAAATTTTTAATTACAGAAATAAAGTTGTTTATCCTTTATTTATTGTTAGAAACAAACTCCAAATTGGCGAAATTGCTTCTAAGTCTCACGATTTATCAATTGCTAATAATACAATTCAAAATCAAAAAATAATAAACAAAATAATTAATCAAGTTTTAAACCTTTTAAATCAACAATATAAAGCTTTTGAGTTAAAAAACTTCAAACAATTAACTGTTAGATGTAATGAAAAAAATCAAGTTATTTTAGCAATTAAAACTTCAGATAAATTTACTTTTAGCCCTGAATTTATGGATAAACTCAATCAGATTGAGTCCTTAATTGAGTTTTATCAACTAAAAGAAAATAAAACAAATTTATTAATCAACAAAGAACCGTTAATTATTACTTTAAATGATAAAAAATTCATGATTTCTATCGATGGTTTTTTCCAAATTAACTTAAATATGGCTAGTTTTATATTCAAGTTAATTTCAAAATACAATTTACAATTCAATACTAAATATTTAATTGATGCTTTTTGTGGTGCTGGTGTTATTTCTCAAATCATTAATAATAATCAAATAATAGTCGGAAATGATATTGTTCAATCTTCAATTGATACTGCCAAATTAAATGCTAAATTAAACAAAATTGACAATACTAATTATTATCAAACTGACAACTTTGAATCCTTCCAGCAAGTGATAAAAGACTTTAGTGATGTTTCTCTTATCTTAGATCCACCAAGAGCTGGTATAGATCAAAAATCTATCGATTGAATTTTGAAAAACAAACCAAAATATATTACTTATATGTCCTGTGATGTAAAAACTCTTGTTAGAGACTTACAAAAACTAGAGCAAAGCTATAAAGTTCAACACATTCAAGGGTTTGATATGTTTCCAAACACACCGCATATTGAAGCTTTAACAATTATGGAGCTGAAATAA